One stretch of Armigeres subalbatus isolate Guangzhou_Male chromosome 2, GZ_Asu_2, whole genome shotgun sequence DNA includes these proteins:
- the LOC134212844 gene encoding protein held out wings-like isoform X3, with protein MNTFGNSVNPENTIQSTQSIADYLAQLLKDRKQLAAFPNVFNHVERLLDEEISKVRASLFQINGVTKEPLQLPEPEGEAITLNEKVYVPVKEHPDFNFVGRILGPRGMTAKQLEQETGCKIMVRGKGSMRDKKKEEANRGKPNWEHLSDDLHVLITVEDTENRASIKIKRALDEVKKLLVPHAEGEDELKKRQLMELAIINGTYRDSSTKAPPAEITFESAYDGWKQLAAEQRLINPAAITGLTQNQLAAAARNAANPLGAPLILSPRISVPTTGASLMTGSAPPTIDHTTGLIYATAPYADYASYAALAAGNPLLAEYADHSVRQF; from the coding sequence ATGAATACGTTCGGTAACAGTGTAAATCCAGAAAACACCATTCAGTCGACACAGAGCATTGCCGACTATTTGGCACAGCTACTTAAAGATCGCAAACAGTTGGCAGCCTTCCCGAATGTGTTCAACCATGTCGAACGCTTGCTCGACGAGGAGATATCCAAGGTTCGGGCATCCCTCTTCCAGATCAATGGAGTGACGAAAGAGCCTCTGCAGCTTCCGGAGCCCGAGGGAGAAGCCATCACTTTGAATGAAAAAGTGTACGTACCGGTGAAAGAGCATCCAGATTTCAACTTCGTTGGAAGAATTCTCGGCCCTCGAGGTATGACTGCGAAGCAACTGGAGCAGGAAACGGGATGCAAGATAATGGTTCGGGGGAAAGGCTCGATGCGTGataagaagaaagaggaagcaaATCGAGGCAAGCCAAACTGGGAACATCTGTCTGACGATCTGCACGTGTTGATTACCGTTGAAGATACCGAAAATCGAGCATCTATCAAGATCAAACGCGCTCTGGATGAGGTCAAGAAACTGCTGGTTCCCCATGCTGAAGGTGAAGACGAACTCAAGAAACGACAGCTCATGGAACTGGCCATTATCAATGGCACTTATCGGGATTCGAGCACGAAAGCGCCCCCAGCGGAGATCACCTTCGAGTCAGCCTACGACGGATGGAAGCAATTGGCTGCTGAACAGCGATTAATCAACCCTGCCGCCATCACGGGTCTCACACAGAATCAACTCGCTGCGGCTGCACGAAATGCCGCCAATCCACTCGGTGCTCCACTGATCCTGTCGCCACGAATCTCAGTGCCAACGACTGGTGCCAGTCTCATGACCGGTTCGGCGCCACCAACCATCGATCACACCACCGGACTGATATACGCAACCGCACCCTACGCCGACTACGCCAGCTATGCAGCCCTGGCCGCCGGAAACCCCCTGCTTGCAGAGTACGCCGATCACAGT
- the LOC134212844 gene encoding protein held out wings-like isoform X1, whose amino-acid sequence MNTFGNSVNPENTIQSTQSIADYLAQLLKDRKQLAAFPNVFNHVERLLDEEISKVRASLFQINGVTKEPLQLPEPEGEAITLNEKVYVPVKEHPDFNFVGRILGPRGMTAKQLEQETGCKIMVRGKGSMRDKKKEEANRGKPNWEHLSDDLHVLITVEDTENRASIKIKRALDEVKKLLVPHAEGEDELKKRQLMELAIINGTYRDSSTKAPPAEITFESAYDGWKQLAAEQRLINPAAITGLTQNQLAAAARNAANPLGAPLILSPRISVPTTGASLMTGSAPPTIDHTTGLIYATAPYADYASYAALAAGNPLLAEYADHSFPTCFQPVPHHHQGQMTV is encoded by the coding sequence ATGAATACGTTCGGTAACAGTGTAAATCCAGAAAACACCATTCAGTCGACACAGAGCATTGCCGACTATTTGGCACAGCTACTTAAAGATCGCAAACAGTTGGCAGCCTTCCCGAATGTGTTCAACCATGTCGAACGCTTGCTCGACGAGGAGATATCCAAGGTTCGGGCATCCCTCTTCCAGATCAATGGAGTGACGAAAGAGCCTCTGCAGCTTCCGGAGCCCGAGGGAGAAGCCATCACTTTGAATGAAAAAGTGTACGTACCGGTGAAAGAGCATCCAGATTTCAACTTCGTTGGAAGAATTCTCGGCCCTCGAGGTATGACTGCGAAGCAACTGGAGCAGGAAACGGGATGCAAGATAATGGTTCGGGGGAAAGGCTCGATGCGTGataagaagaaagaggaagcaaATCGAGGCAAGCCAAACTGGGAACATCTGTCTGACGATCTGCACGTGTTGATTACCGTTGAAGATACCGAAAATCGAGCATCTATCAAGATCAAACGCGCTCTGGATGAGGTCAAGAAACTGCTGGTTCCCCATGCTGAAGGTGAAGACGAACTCAAGAAACGACAGCTCATGGAACTGGCCATTATCAATGGCACTTATCGGGATTCGAGCACGAAAGCGCCCCCAGCGGAGATCACCTTCGAGTCAGCCTACGACGGATGGAAGCAATTGGCTGCTGAACAGCGATTAATCAACCCTGCCGCCATCACGGGTCTCACACAGAATCAACTCGCTGCGGCTGCACGAAATGCCGCCAATCCACTCGGTGCTCCACTGATCCTGTCGCCACGAATCTCAGTGCCAACGACTGGTGCCAGTCTCATGACCGGTTCGGCGCCACCAACCATCGATCACACCACCGGACTGATATACGCAACCGCACCCTACGCCGACTACGCCAGCTATGCAGCCCTGGCCGCCGGAAACCCCCTGCTTGCAGAGTACGCCGATCACAGT
- the LOC134212844 gene encoding protein held out wings-like isoform X2 produces MNTFGNSVNPENTIQSTQSIADYLAQLLKDRKQLAAFPNVFNHVERLLDEEISKVRASLFQINGVTKEPLQLPEPEGEAITLNEKVYVPVKEHPDFNFVGRILGPRGMTAKQLEQETGCKIMVRGKGSMRDKKKEEANRGKPNWEHLSDDLHVLITVEDTENRASIKIKRALDEVKKLLVPHAEGEDELKKRQLMELAIINGTYRDSSTKAPPAEITFESAYDGWKQLAAEQRLINPAAITGLTQNQLAAAARNAANPLGAPLILSPRISVPTTGASLMTGSAPPTIDHTTGLIYATAPYADYASYAALAAGNPLLAEYADHSSLSLFQVRQF; encoded by the coding sequence ATGAATACGTTCGGTAACAGTGTAAATCCAGAAAACACCATTCAGTCGACACAGAGCATTGCCGACTATTTGGCACAGCTACTTAAAGATCGCAAACAGTTGGCAGCCTTCCCGAATGTGTTCAACCATGTCGAACGCTTGCTCGACGAGGAGATATCCAAGGTTCGGGCATCCCTCTTCCAGATCAATGGAGTGACGAAAGAGCCTCTGCAGCTTCCGGAGCCCGAGGGAGAAGCCATCACTTTGAATGAAAAAGTGTACGTACCGGTGAAAGAGCATCCAGATTTCAACTTCGTTGGAAGAATTCTCGGCCCTCGAGGTATGACTGCGAAGCAACTGGAGCAGGAAACGGGATGCAAGATAATGGTTCGGGGGAAAGGCTCGATGCGTGataagaagaaagaggaagcaaATCGAGGCAAGCCAAACTGGGAACATCTGTCTGACGATCTGCACGTGTTGATTACCGTTGAAGATACCGAAAATCGAGCATCTATCAAGATCAAACGCGCTCTGGATGAGGTCAAGAAACTGCTGGTTCCCCATGCTGAAGGTGAAGACGAACTCAAGAAACGACAGCTCATGGAACTGGCCATTATCAATGGCACTTATCGGGATTCGAGCACGAAAGCGCCCCCAGCGGAGATCACCTTCGAGTCAGCCTACGACGGATGGAAGCAATTGGCTGCTGAACAGCGATTAATCAACCCTGCCGCCATCACGGGTCTCACACAGAATCAACTCGCTGCGGCTGCACGAAATGCCGCCAATCCACTCGGTGCTCCACTGATCCTGTCGCCACGAATCTCAGTGCCAACGACTGGTGCCAGTCTCATGACCGGTTCGGCGCCACCAACCATCGATCACACCACCGGACTGATATACGCAACCGCACCCTACGCCGACTACGCCAGCTATGCAGCCCTGGCCGCCGGAAACCCCCTGCTTGCAGAGTACGCCGATCACAGT